tccgaattgaacagttgtgcgaatacggcgtccaacatggccggctccgtctcgtcaaagtcgtcatcagggtcggtgtcgctggtgttgtctggcatttcagtgacaatccctgccttcctgaaagctcggaccacggtcgatgcccaggcgtttacgatccactggcagatagtgacgtatgacgctcggtgctgtctccccgtcttggtgaacgttcgccgttcgtcatccaccggtcccacgcagttcgcagtctagttttgaatgccccgttgacaccaatatctagcggctgcagttcctttgttaatccacttcttgctttgtttcctcggaagctccgttgagtcttctttacctggcgcaggtcgtcttgttgcttcctccacttccgcaccattgattcgttcacgttaaattctcttgccgctgctctatttccgtgttcaactgcgtgactgatagccttcagtttgaactctgcgtcataagcgcgtctcttgcaaggagccattttggggtctttacagacagaaatggtttgggactgaatttactgctgttacctcggccacgcctactgactacggtagccgcgattaaccaatattaccgtaatccatacaaaaggcgctccgggttaaaaggcgcaccgtagattttttagaaaattctaggcttttaggtgcgccttatagtcgtgaaaatacggtagtcaCTACTGGAGACACCCTCTGATGAATAGCTGTCAGCTTCTGAGGATGCACCATCAGAAGTTCCATTACTGGAGACTGTTTCTTCCTCACATAGTGAGGTAGCATTGTCTACTGAGGTATCTACACAAGAAGTATCACTAGTAGAATCTTCAGAGGACTCTTGTTGCGAGGACTCTATGTATTCCACTGGGCTCTCCGTGGATTTAGTATCGCTGATTTCCTTCTGTGAGgactcactctcttcttccaCTTGGGACTCCGTATGTTTGGCCTTATTGGCCTCCCCTTCAGTGGACTTCCTGTTAAGAGCAAGGCACAGAAGCTCCTCTGAGAAATTAATGTCTTTTTCTGGTAAGGTCCCgatgatttctttttgtgaGGGCTCACAGTCTATTTCCTCTAGAGATTGAGTGAATTTTCCCTTCAAGGACATGATGGTTTCTGCCTCAGAGGACTCGCTGGATTCTGCCTTGAACACTTTTCCTTTAAAGGATTTGATGTCTCCTTTGATgggcttcttttccttctccaaaGTCTTTGCCTCTTTCTGTGAATAGCTTCTTATTTCTGACTTAAATGAgttatttttgtttctcttctcatttGAGTTATCAGCTGAAACCTCTGTGAACGCCAAACTGTTcattttttcacacattttcaagctgcaaaaaacacattgtgtaaattaaaaaaatgtaaaataacaaaatatgcTTAATTTTAATGCTAATGACCAGAAGGCTTTAACTGGTACAAATATTACATCTAATTAATGATACACAGTACTCAGTAGAATCAGCTATGTAGTGGGAGTTAGCTGTGCTGTGTGGCTTGATATGTCtctaaatgtttcaaaaacctCTAACCTCACTGATATCAAATAGAAATAATGTCACTCACTAGTCTTTGCTCTCCACTGTTCTCAGGTG
This genomic stretch from Takifugu flavidus isolate HTHZ2018 unplaced genomic scaffold, ASM371156v2 ctg915, whole genome shotgun sequence harbors:
- the LOC130521365 gene encoding uncharacterized protein LOC130521365 yields the protein MKERRALYDLLKKLFHFDERQRISPEKALQHDFITMGHLRTVESKDYLKMCEKMNSLAFTEVSADNSNEKRNKNNSFKSEIRSYSQKEAKTLEKEKKPIKGDIKSFKGKVFKAESSESSEAETIMSLKGKFTQSLEEIDCEPSQKEIIGTLPEKDINFSEELLCLALNRKSTEGEANKAKHTESQVEEESESSQKEISDTKSTESPVEYIESSQQESSEDSTSDTSCVDTSVDNATSLCEEETVSSNGTSDGASSEADSYSSEGVSSSDYLSD